From one Bradyrhizobium sp. Ash2021 genomic stretch:
- a CDS encoding AMP-binding protein produces MSDPLYAFPSTCEQTLRALARYPQRTAFSWPGGSLSYQGATELIGRIQKVFMQLGFAPGTRVAFLTANRADTWCAGVAAQLARLAITWLHPLGSLDDQLFQLEDSEAQMLVIDGVTFRDRGGDLAAKALGVKNVFTLGPANCGVDLLQAIETAGHASPRCFAGPDDIATLNYTGGTTGKSKGALRYHREYGGFASAILADFEIPETPRYLTVAPISHVAGTKVLPTLMRGGTVHMLKGFDPEAVFKTIARERINFTLFVPTMIYVMLDHPSLDKTDLSSLELLLYGASAMSPSRLVEGIERIGPVFSQLYGQTECYPVSVLRKADHDPKTPELFLSCGFPIAACQVRILDNDDQEVATGEAGEICVRASHVMAEYWRRPEQTAETLKSGWLHTGDIARADERGYMFILDRKKDMIVTGGFNIFPREIEDVLSQHADVAMVAVVGVPDDKWGEAVTAVIVARDGTRPNADELINLVKARKGSAHAPKHIKFVKELPMTGVGKVDKKVLKAGFWVGHQRMVG; encoded by the coding sequence ATGAGCGATCCGCTCTATGCGTTTCCATCGACGTGCGAACAGACGCTGCGCGCGCTGGCGCGCTACCCACAGCGCACGGCGTTCAGCTGGCCGGGCGGATCACTCAGCTATCAGGGCGCGACCGAGCTGATCGGGCGGATCCAGAAAGTGTTCATGCAGCTCGGCTTTGCGCCCGGCACCCGCGTCGCGTTTTTGACCGCCAACCGCGCCGACACCTGGTGCGCGGGCGTCGCCGCGCAACTGGCGCGGCTGGCAATCACCTGGCTGCATCCCCTGGGATCGCTCGACGATCAACTGTTCCAGCTCGAGGATTCCGAGGCGCAGATGCTGGTGATCGACGGCGTCACGTTCCGCGATCGCGGCGGCGATCTCGCCGCCAAGGCGCTCGGCGTGAAAAACGTCTTTACGCTCGGTCCCGCCAATTGCGGTGTCGATCTGTTGCAGGCGATCGAGACTGCCGGCCACGCCAGCCCGCGCTGCTTCGCCGGCCCCGACGATATCGCGACGCTGAATTACACCGGCGGCACCACCGGCAAATCCAAGGGCGCGCTGCGTTACCACCGCGAATATGGCGGCTTTGCCAGCGCGATCCTGGCCGATTTCGAAATTCCGGAGACGCCGCGCTATCTCACGGTGGCGCCGATCAGCCATGTCGCCGGCACCAAAGTGCTGCCGACGCTGATGCGCGGTGGCACCGTGCATATGCTCAAGGGCTTCGATCCGGAGGCGGTGTTCAAGACCATCGCGCGCGAGCGCATCAACTTCACGCTGTTCGTGCCGACCATGATCTATGTGATGCTGGATCATCCTTCGCTCGACAAGACCGATCTGTCCTCGCTCGAATTGCTGCTCTATGGCGCGTCGGCGATGTCGCCGAGCCGGCTGGTCGAGGGCATCGAGCGGATCGGGCCGGTGTTCTCGCAGCTCTATGGCCAGACCGAATGCTATCCGGTCTCGGTGCTGCGCAAGGCGGACCACGATCCCAAGACGCCGGAGCTATTCCTGTCCTGCGGATTCCCGATTGCCGCCTGCCAGGTCAGGATTTTGGACAATGATGACCAGGAGGTCGCAACCGGCGAGGCCGGCGAGATCTGCGTGCGCGCCTCACATGTGATGGCGGAATACTGGAGACGGCCCGAGCAGACCGCGGAAACGCTGAAGAGCGGCTGGCTGCATACCGGCGACATCGCCCGCGCCGACGAGCGCGGCTACATGTTCATCCTCGACCGCAAGAAGGACATGATCGTCACCGGCGGCTTCAACATCTTTCCGCGCGAAATCGAAGATGTCCTGTCGCAGCACGCCGACGTCGCGATGGTCGCCGTGGTCGGCGTGCCCGACGACAAATGGGGCGAGGCCGTCACCGCCGTGATCGTCGCGCGCGACGGTACGAGGCCGAACGCGGACGAACTGATCAACCTCGTGAAAGCCAGGAAGGGTTCGGCGCACGCGCCAAAGCACATCAAGTTCGTCAAGGAGCTGCCGATGACCGGCGTCGGCAAGGTCGACAAGAAGGTGCTGAAGGCGGGCTTTTGGGTCGGCCACCAGCGGATGGTGGGCTGA
- a CDS encoding SRPBCC domain-containing protein, translated as MFRALADPTRRSLLDELFKRDGQTLSELEERLPMTRFGVMKHLKLLEEAGLVVSKRRGREKLHFLNPVPIRLVHDRWVSKYAEPWAADLSELKRTLEKTMEKVFEIYIKTTPERLWHAITDTEMRRKYTFGAVVTSDWAQGSRYEGRGHGNLIFEGENLEIDPPRRLVQSFRAVWGEDVKGEGTSRVTWEIEQVGDSCRLTVTHDQLRDGANNQLYGGWPMILSGIKTLLESGEMLTTPGSLRWVEGRNEHLPEVH; from the coding sequence GTGTTCAGAGCCCTTGCGGACCCGACGCGCCGAAGCCTGCTCGACGAATTGTTCAAGCGGGATGGGCAGACGCTGAGCGAACTCGAGGAGCGGCTGCCGATGACGCGCTTCGGTGTGATGAAGCACCTGAAGTTGCTCGAGGAGGCCGGTCTCGTCGTGAGCAAGCGGCGCGGCCGCGAGAAATTGCACTTCCTGAACCCGGTTCCGATCCGGCTGGTCCACGACCGCTGGGTGAGCAAATACGCCGAACCCTGGGCCGCCGACTTGAGCGAACTCAAGCGCACATTGGAGAAGACGATGGAGAAGGTTTTCGAAATCTACATCAAGACAACGCCCGAGCGCCTCTGGCACGCCATAACCGACACCGAGATGCGGCGCAAATACACGTTTGGCGCCGTCGTCACGTCGGATTGGGCGCAGGGCTCACGCTACGAGGGCCGCGGCCACGGCAATTTGATCTTCGAGGGCGAGAATCTGGAGATCGATCCGCCGCGCCGGCTGGTGCAGAGTTTTCGGGCGGTCTGGGGCGAGGACGTCAAGGGCGAGGGGACGTCGCGGGTGACCTGGGAGATCGAACAGGTCGGCGATTCCTGCCGGCTCACCGTCACCCACGATCAGCTGCGCGACGGCGCCAACAACCAGCTCTATGGCGGCTGGCCGATGATTCTTTCCGGAATCAAGACGCTGCTGGAGTCCGGCGAAATGCTGACGACGCCGGGATCGCTGCGCTGGGTGGAAGGCCGGAACGAGCACCTGCCCGAAGTGCACTGA
- a CDS encoding dihydrofolate reductase family protein, whose translation MPKLVVYNSMSLDGYFTDAKGDMSWAHKQDPEWQAFVAENARGGGQLLFGRITYDLMASFWPTPLAMQSNPTIAERMNNLRKYVFSTTMDQASWRNTTLFKGDLATEVRKLKQKPGPDIVIMGSGSLVAQLAEAGLIDEYQIVLNPLVVGSGRTLFEGVKRKLPMKLAKSRAFGNGNVVLFYEPVDQLLG comes from the coding sequence ATGCCAAAGCTGGTTGTCTACAATTCGATGTCGCTGGATGGCTACTTTACCGATGCCAAAGGCGACATGAGCTGGGCCCATAAGCAGGACCCGGAGTGGCAGGCCTTCGTCGCGGAGAACGCGCGCGGCGGCGGCCAGCTGCTGTTCGGCCGGATCACCTATGATTTGATGGCGAGCTTCTGGCCGACGCCGCTTGCGATGCAAAGCAATCCAACCATTGCCGAGCGGATGAACAACTTAAGGAAATACGTGTTCTCCACGACGATGGACCAGGCCTCATGGCGCAACACCACGCTGTTCAAGGGCGATCTTGCCACCGAAGTCCGCAAGCTGAAGCAAAAGCCCGGTCCTGACATCGTGATTATGGGAAGCGGCAGCCTCGTCGCCCAATTGGCGGAAGCCGGATTGATCGACGAATACCAGATCGTGCTCAACCCGCTGGTCGTCGGCAGCGGCCGCACGCTGTTCGAGGGCGTCAAGCGCAAGCTGCCGATGAAGCTCGCGAAGTCGCGGGCGTTCGGCAATGGCAATGTCGTGCTGTTTTATGAGCCGGTCGATCAATTGCTGGGGTGA
- a CDS encoding nitronate monooxygenase → MPTADPLSRFRDRLSLPLIAAPMFLVSGVELVAAACRNGVIGSFPTVNCRSPEELDGWLGEIDQRLRQHSDASGKPAAPVCANLIVHRSNARLAQDLAVLLRHRPEMVITSVGSPAPVLAPLHDAGALVFADVASIRHAERAVAAGADGLVLLTAGAGGQTGWLNPFVFVRAVRAFFDGPVVLAGGIGDGHALRAAQALGCDLAYMGTKFIATRESMADARYKAMLVESSADDILLTTAFTGLQTNMLRPSIEAAGLDPDDLPQRGAIDIGKDIDVGARENRPKRWRDIWSAGHATSGVTEVLPVDELVARTIAEYEAASAHVKLG, encoded by the coding sequence TTGCCAACCGCCGATCCTCTTTCGCGCTTCCGCGACCGCCTCAGCCTGCCGTTGATCGCAGCACCGATGTTCCTCGTCTCCGGGGTCGAGCTGGTGGCGGCTGCCTGCCGCAACGGCGTGATCGGTTCATTCCCGACGGTGAATTGCCGCAGCCCCGAGGAGCTCGATGGCTGGCTTGGCGAGATAGACCAGCGGCTGCGCCAGCATTCGGATGCAAGCGGCAAGCCCGCGGCGCCGGTTTGCGCAAACCTGATCGTGCATCGCTCCAACGCGCGGCTCGCACAGGATCTAGCGGTGTTGCTGCGGCACCGGCCCGAGATGGTCATCACGTCGGTCGGATCGCCGGCGCCGGTGCTGGCGCCGCTGCACGATGCCGGCGCGCTGGTTTTCGCCGATGTCGCCAGCATCCGCCACGCCGAGCGCGCGGTGGCCGCCGGCGCCGACGGGCTGGTGCTGCTGACGGCGGGCGCGGGCGGCCAGACCGGCTGGCTCAACCCGTTCGTGTTCGTGCGCGCGGTGCGCGCGTTCTTCGACGGGCCGGTGGTGCTCGCGGGCGGCATCGGCGACGGCCACGCGCTCCGTGCGGCGCAGGCGCTCGGCTGCGATCTCGCCTACATGGGGACCAAGTTTATCGCCACGCGCGAAAGCATGGCGGACGCGCGATACAAGGCGATGCTGGTCGAAAGCAGCGCCGACGATATTCTGCTGACCACCGCGTTCACGGGATTGCAGACCAACATGCTGCGGCCGTCGATTGAGGCGGCGGGCCTCGACCCCGACGATCTGCCGCAGCGCGGCGCAATCGATATCGGCAAGGACATCGACGTCGGTGCCCGCGAAAACCGCCCGAAACGCTGGCGGGATATCTGGAGCGCAGGCCATGCGACCTCGGGTGTGACCGAGGTGCTCCCGGTCGACGAACTCGTGGCGCGGACAATTGCGGAATACGAAGCCGCGAGCGCGCATGTGAAGCTCGGCTGA
- a CDS encoding thioesterase family protein yields MDPIFRVDGDRVVTSPDAAGPWDPRMQHGSAPAALVVWAAEAIPSPVPMQIARVTIDLMRPVPVAPLTIEREILREGRKIQLCAIKLLADGVVVVGATVLKIKTQSLALPPEIADVPLELPGPDQSMVEPADNAGSPFTKCISMRAAHGRFGMVGPAAIWFRIDQPLIAGSPISQAMRAVVAADFSNGTSALDFRQWTFINADLSVNFARQPVGEWILLDGECWIGPDGAGLAMSRLADRSGYFGRAVQSLVIEKR; encoded by the coding sequence ATGGATCCGATCTTTCGCGTCGACGGCGATCGCGTCGTCACCAGCCCCGACGCGGCTGGCCCCTGGGATCCGCGCATGCAGCACGGTTCGGCGCCGGCAGCGCTGGTGGTGTGGGCGGCCGAGGCGATACCGTCGCCGGTGCCGATGCAGATTGCGCGCGTCACCATCGATCTGATGCGCCCCGTGCCGGTGGCGCCGTTGACGATCGAGCGCGAAATCTTGCGCGAGGGCCGCAAGATCCAGCTTTGCGCGATCAAACTGCTTGCCGACGGCGTTGTCGTGGTCGGCGCGACCGTGCTGAAGATCAAGACGCAGTCGCTGGCATTGCCGCCCGAGATCGCGGATGTGCCGCTCGAACTGCCGGGGCCCGATCAATCGATGGTCGAACCCGCCGACAATGCCGGCAGTCCATTCACAAAGTGCATTTCGATGCGCGCCGCGCATGGCCGCTTCGGCATGGTCGGCCCCGCCGCGATCTGGTTTCGGATCGACCAGCCGCTGATCGCGGGATCGCCGATCTCGCAGGCGATGCGCGCCGTGGTCGCGGCCGACTTTTCCAACGGAACATCCGCGCTCGACTTCCGCCAATGGACCTTCATCAACGCCGACCTCAGCGTCAATTTTGCGCGGCAGCCGGTCGGCGAGTGGATCCTGCTCGATGGGGAATGCTGGATCGGCCCTGACGGCGCGGGGCTGGCGATGTCGCGGCTCGCGGATCGAAGCGGCTATTTCGGCCGCGCCGTCCAGAGCCTCGTGATCGAGAAGCGGTAA